One Aegilops tauschii subsp. strangulata cultivar AL8/78 chromosome 2, Aet v6.0, whole genome shotgun sequence genomic window, CAACTCCTAAGATGGTCGCTACAGAAGAGCAAATTGTTGATGCAAGCAGTTGCCCTAGCACACATGACAAGAACACTAGGAAGAAGAGGATGGCCAAAGTTTCGGCCATAAAAAATACCAAGGCAAAGAAGCAAAAGGTCGATGAAGTTGCAGCTATGTATGAGAAATATGTAAAGCATGGGAAACCATTGAGGACATCACAACCCAATGAACAAGTGTGAGCTACCTAAGCCCTATCTGTTTTATCtttctattttttattttttcagcTCAAAACAAATGATTCATTCGGTTGCAACTATGGTAACAGGACACCTTTCATCAAGATAGGTGGATTTTTTATTTGATACAAGAAATTCCTTGTATGCTTCAAGCCTCGAAGGGATATGAATGATGAGGTTATGTCACTATGTATCGAGATGAACAACCTCTCATCTCGTGCAGGAAGCCATAGGGTTGTGAAGAAATACATGTTCTCAGTCCACGCGGGGGTAAGTTTTTGTAAAACCAACCAATGCTTCATTCCTTTTTTCTTCACCTTTTTTCTTGCAACACACACTAACCATTTTGTTGCTTCTTTCAAGTAGATCATACTAAAACAAGACCCATCAACCTTCCAACCACCGGAACTCTTGCCCGAGCTTGAAAGGGCCGTCACAAAGTTCAAGGTTCAAAAGTTTGACCTCGTATGTTTCCCGAGAGCCTTCTTTTGTTTCACACCACAAGTACTTTCAAATATGATCCAATGATGCGACGCGGCTGTAACATTTTTACATGTTCTAAGTACCTTTTTgcctttcttttgttttttccaGCTTTTTTCACAATTGTTCATGATCGCCATTGGATAGTTGTTTGCACAAACTTGCTTCACAAGCAGTGGTATGTATTTGACTCAATCCATTCAAAAGGAAAACAATGTCCTTTGAAGAAGCAGGCCAATAACCTAGTAGGGTCATGCTCTCTATTTTAATTTTATGTTTTCCCTTTGATTCATCTACATAAATGCCCTGTTGTCATCTTTACACACCTCATTTTATTTTTCAAACTTTTGTGTGTGTTTTCGATGGTAGATCGCAAGCTTTGCAACCCTCACACAAGAGTGCAGCGAATTCAATGTTAATGTTGGATCCTTCGCCCATGTTGACCTAGAGGATTACCCAAAGCAAGATACCCTATGAGTTTTCTTTTTGAATTTTGCTTCAATCATGTGTTCCATTTCAACATTTTGTTGTTTCAACTATGCATGGGAACTATGATGGAGAACTTTTTTTAATCTCCCAGATGTGATTGTGGCTTTTTGGGGCTCAAATATGTGGAGAACTATGATGGGAAGTCAATGAGAGAGTTCAAGCAGGTAcacatttttatttttttgtcttGTCATTTTGTTACAATGTACTTTCTTTGTTTTCAATACTCATGCAACACAAGAGTAACTAGTATCATACTTGCTTACTTTTTGCATTAATTTTTACAGGAAGACATGGCGCGATACCGCATGGATGTGGCGCACAACCTCTTTATTCACCCAATGAACAATGCCCCAATGGAGCGGGCATTCAGGGAAGTGTTGGCGACTTGATTTTATGGAAGGTTCAAGACGAACAAGCTCGTTTCTTTGTTAGGTCTAGATCATGTCTGAGGTGGTAGCATTCTGATAGGATTAGAGTAGTGCGCGTTCGTATGTAAACTGATGATACCTCCGGTAAACATATGTGTTCTTTTGGTATGTAAACCGATGATAACTTGTTCTTTGGATGAAGCACTTCTTCTGTTTTAATGGATGTGTTCTTCTGTTTGCCAACATGACCATGCATGGACAATTGTTTTTTGCTTCGCTGGTTCTGAAATatgaaaatatttcaaacttcatCCATCGAAGTTTCAAGGGAATCTCTTTGCATTATTCCCTCAAAACCTTTTCCTTAAAATAATATGTGAATGCTACATTGTCACACTTAAATTGCTGGAAGCtcacagaaaatagctacaaccTTCTGTTAGATTTGTTGCAGAGCCAAAATATACATTTTACCTGCAAATTAGCTACATCCCTACAATATTTTTGCTGGAAGCATAATGTAAATAAGCTTCCTTTCCCAACTTTTGCTGCATAGCCAAATCAACAGTTTAAATCATTCAAGGCTTTTCCTTTTAAAACTTGTTATTTTGCTTCAACCATGTttaaaaaagcttcaaccatgGTTTTAAAAAGCTTCAACCATGTTTCCTAAAAGCTGCAACCATATCTTCAAAAAGATTCAACCATGTTTTTCAAAAGCTTCAACCATGTTTCCTACAAGCTTCAACCATGTTTATAGAAGCTTCAACCATGTTTTTAAAAAGCTGCAACCATGCTTTTCAGAAAGCTTCAAAACATGTTTTCAAGAAGATTCAACCATGTTTTTCAAAAGCCGCAACCATGTTTCCTTAAAGCTTCAAACATGTTTTCAAGAAGATTCAACCATGTTTTCCAAAAGCTGCAACCATGCTTTTCAAAAGCTTAAATCATGTTCTTTTTAAAAATGGATCAAACTGTGGTTACAACAACCATTGAGTACtattttcaaaaaaattaaaaaaaacccACATTCtgctttttaaaaaaaattctacaaATTTTGGCACCATCATACTACAAAAAGTAATCTCTCACAAACATATAACAATAATAATCTTTTTAAATCAACTCTTGCAAAAAGTAACATTCTGCTTTTTCAAACCATGCATGTAGTAATATGTTGCAATCCCACAAAACAAACATTCACAACTAGTCAACACAACTTTTTATCATAAGTCATGGGTTTGTTACAAGGCAATTCATCATTTTTTCCGTCACGAAACATCCTAAAGTGTAAGGATTGTTTTGACACCCGGAGCTTTCGCGCTCACACTCGCAGCAAGAAAAGCGGCAAGGAGTTGGCAGTTCTTCACGTTGTGATCCTCATCTTCACAATATTGGCAcggagtcgtcttgtcccttggCTTTGGAGCTTTCTTCGTTTTCGCTGCGTCCTTCTTTGCTTTCTTCTTCATTTCATCTTCTCGAAGCTCAATTAGTGGATTCCTTCGCTTCTCTTTTTCCTTTGGCCTCCCCTTCTTTGCTGACTTTGGTGGGTTCCATAGTCCTACGGGGGGTGGATCCGCTGCCCTGTACTTGGACCCCCTGAGACTTGTTCATTTGCTGCATGACCTTGGGCTTCTTCGTCTCCTGCAACCCCATCAGTTGCTCGAGCTTTTATTATAGCAACCCCAACACTGCCCTGATCAATTAGCCCAGAGACAAAACTATAAGCTTCATCACTGAAGCATGCATCAGAAGTGAGTTTCCCAAACTTCCAGCAGAGAGAGTTAAACTTTAGGGAGTTTGTCGTGGGGACGCTGAAATGCATAGCTCTATGCCCATCTCCCGGTTCAGGCGCAAGGTCGGTTGCTCTCTTAGACCATCTTGGAAGCATGTAAGTCACAGGTACCGTTTGCACGTTCAAGTGCACCATGACACGGATGATATGTGGGCAGATCTGCCCACACATCTCAAACATGTTGCAGCTGCACATGTATGTCTGATCTTCAGGGGCAACACGCACCGTGTACAATTTAGGGTTGACGCCATTATTTGCAACAAGGCGAAACCAGATGACATCCCCTTGCAGCTGATATTGCAGCCCATAGTCTGTTGATTTAGCCAATAGTTTTTGGAACTTGGAAAATACCTCTCTGGTATAGAAATCTACAACCTGCTTTTCAATGTTGTAACTGCAAACATAAAAGCTTCCAACATCAATAAGAATTGCTACATATGTTTCAAAGAAATGTTGTAACCAAACTGTACTGGAAAACTAAAAAAAATGCTACATGACTTTGGACTTACTTTCCCCAGAGTGGCGGCCTCATCGCTTCATTAATGAAGCCAGCATTGTCTTCACGATCAAGCATTAGCTCCTGGCAAAGCTCAAACTGTTGCACAAATGGGCAAACCGAGTCTCCATGATGATTTAAAGTCTTGAAGTAGAAATTCAAGCCCTCAGACCGCCCGGTTGTTCCTGTGAATGTGAAGAACTTATTCTTAAAGTACACAAGAGCCCACATCTCCTGCTGTTCCACATGTTTTTGAGGTGTTTATTATCAGCCACACCAAATAACTCGACCATCTGCTTCCATCGTTCTTCAAACTCCTCAACGGTATCTGAACCATTGATGCAACCATAGAATGCTTCAGCAAAAGGCTCATCCTTGCCCAACATCTTCCCTAGTTTTGTCCTTGCAACCCGGAAGATGTGCCACTTGCAACATCTGTGTGTTGAATCTGGAAATACCATTGAGATGGCTGTAGCCATTGCCTGGTCTTGATCA contains:
- the LOC109765254 gene encoding protein FAR1-RELATED SEQUENCE 5-like gives rise to the protein MQYITLLHYRDISTTNMVGLLGDARYCDPRSLPYVKTDVTNARAKLRRGLSERDFELTIEYFERRQVENPNFFLSKLEEDGAVRALFWVDGRTRALYPKYKDCVFFDTTFCTNRYNLPFAPIVGINNHTHTVCLGCALLPDETIKTFKWVFQQWMLAMNTKHLLNIMTDQDQAMATAISMVFPDSTHRCCKWHIFRVARTKLGKMLGKDEPFAEAFYGCINGSDTVEEFEERWKQMVELFGTTGRSEGLNFYFKTLNHHGDSVCPFVQQFELCQELMLDREDNAGFINEAMRPPLWGNYNIEKQVVDFYTREVFSKFQKLLAKSTDYGLQYQLQGDVIWFRLVANNGVNPKLYTVRVAPEDQTYMCSCNMFEMCGQICPHIIRVMVHLNVQTVPVTYMLPRWSKRATDLAPEPGDGHRAMHFSVPTTNSLKFNSLCWKFGKLTSDACFSDEAYSFVSGLIDQGSVGVAIIKARATDGVAGDEEAQGHAANEQVSGGPSTGQRIHPP